The Cloeon dipterum chromosome 3, ieCloDipt1.1, whole genome shotgun sequence genome includes a region encoding these proteins:
- the RpS4 gene encoding small ribosomal subunit protein eS4 yields the protein MARGPKKHLKRLNAPKAWMLDKLGGVYAPRPSTGPHKLRESLPLVIFLRNRLKYALTNCEVTKIVMQRHIKVDGKVRTDPNYPAGFMDVVTIEKTGEYFRLIYDVKGRFTIHRITSEEAKYKLCKVKRVQTGPKGIPYLVTHDGRTIRYPDPIIKVNDTIQLEIANSKIMDSIKFDSGNLCMITGGRNLGRVGTIINRERHPGSFDIVHVKDSQGHTFATRMKNVFVIGKGTKAYVSLPKGKGVKLSIAEERDKRLAAKTS from the exons ATG gctcGTGGACCTAAAAAGCACTTGAAGCGTTTAAACGCGCCGAAGGCATGGATGCTGGACAAGCTGGGTGGCGTGTACGCCCCCAGGCCCAGCACCGGCCCCCACAAGTTGCGCGAGTCGCTTCCTCTTGTTATTTTCTTGAGGAATAGGCTCAAATACGCGCTCACCAACTGCGAGGTGACCAAGATCGTCATGCAGAGGCACATCAAGGTCGATGGAAAGGTCCGCACCGACCCCAACTACCCTGCTGGCTTCATGG ATGTGGTCACCATTGAAAAGACTGGCGAATATTTCCGCCTCATCTATGACGTGAAGGGCCGTTTCACGATCCACCGCATCACTTCCGAGGAAGCTAag tacaAGCTGTGCAAGGTGAAGAGGGTGCAGACCGGCCCCAAAGGCATTCCCTACCTGGTGACTCATGATGGCCGCACCATCAGATACCCGGACCCTATCATTAAGGTCAACGACACCATTCAGCTTGAAATCGCCAACTCTAAGATCATGGACAGCATCAAGTTTGACTCTG GCAACCTTTGCATGATCACTGGAGGCCGTAACTTGGGACGTGTGGGTACCATCATCAACCGTGAAAGGCATCCTGGATCCTTCGACATTGTTCACGTCAAGGATTCTCAGGGACACACTTTTGCCACCCG TATGAAGAACGTTTTTGTTATTGGCAAGGGAACGAAGGCGTACGTGTCACTGCCTAAGG